The genomic region TACGGCATCGGCTTTCGGGTGTTCGATGGAAAGGAGCGAACCCTCTACGAGTTCATTGAGAAGCGGTAGAACGTCTACGGTGCCGACATCGTCAGACGTGCATACAGCTTCGGCCGCAATGAGATTGAAAGCTCCCGGAAAGATCGACAGGTATGCGAAGAGAGACCGCGCTTTTGGAGAGAGGAGCGCCACGCTCCACTCGATCGTGGATTCGAGCGTATCGTGTCGGTGCGCGATACGTGGCGCGGACGAAGGGCGAAGGATGTCGATGCTGCCGGTGACGCGCTCGGCGATATCGTCGATACTCAACAGCCTTGCACGAGATGCGGCTAATTCGATGGCGAGCGGCAGGCCGTCGAGCCTTGAAACGATGTCGGCAATCATGCGTGCGTTGTCGTGGCTCAAAGCGATCGACGCGTCCAATTCGGAAGCGCGATCGACGAAGAGTCGAACCGCCGGGGATTCGGCGATCGTCGCGACGGCATCTCCGCGCAGGTCGGGAATGCGGAGCGGAGAGACGCGTAGCTGCCGTTCGCCGGGAACGCCCAGCGCACGGCGGCTCGTTGCAATGACACGCGTGCTTGAAACGGCGGTCAGGTCGCGAGCAAGACGAGCCGCGCTGCCCAGAACGCGTTCGCAGTTATCGAAGATGAACAGCGTGCGTTGTTCCGCGCAGCGTTGCCGAATCGCCTCCAATGGATCTGCATGCTGCGATGTGTCGCCGACGCTGCGCCGGAGGGCCTCGACGGCATCTTTACCGAGCGTGATGCTGCCGAAATCCACGAACCACACGGAGCCGGGGAATGCATCGATGGTGCGCCACGCAGCCTCGATCGCCAACCGGGTTTTGCCGATACCTCCGGGGCCGACGAGCGTGACCAGCGATTCGGTATCGAGAATGCGTAGTAGCGTTGCGACATCGGTGTCGCGACCGTGGAACGTAGTATTTGGCCTTGGCAGCGTAGTGTGGCGGTTCGAACGCCGTCCCGCTTCGTTTAGAATAGACTCGAAGATGGCCGAGGTTTCCGGCTCCGGCACCGTGCCGAGGTCGTCGCGTAGCCGCCGCCCGAACTGATGGTACCGCGCGACCGCGCCGGCACGATCGCCGGCTACTGCACGCCGTGTGATAAGACGCCGGACCATCTCCTCGTCATAGGGATCGATGGAGAGGCCTCGCTCCGCCGCTGCGATCGCCTCGGCATGGTCTTCACTGCCGGCTTGTTGGCGGAGCAGTTGCAAGGCCATCGAGCGAAATCGCTCGCGATACGGTTCGATCCACTCCGAGAAGGCGCCAATGAGCAGGTCGCCACCATAGTGCGCCAAGGCGGATTTCGCGTCGCCTTGCGTATAGAGAGACTGGAATTCGAAGAGATCGACGCGATATGGTGCCTCGGCATTCCACCATAGAGCGACCTTGTCGCCGAGGAACCAGGGCGAGCGGTCGGCGCCCGGCAGGGTCTTCGAAAGAAGGTGCAGATATCGCCGGAGGTTTGCCCGTCCCTCCTCCTCGGGTGAATCGGGCCAAAGGGCCTGGCTGATGAGGTTGCGTTCGACCCGCCTCCCGTGGTGACAGGCCAGGAGCGCCAACACCTCCAGCGCGCGGCGCGGAACGCGTAAGCGGCATTCCTGGCCGTCGATGTGTAAGCTCACGTTCCCGAAGAACCGCACGACGATATCTGCGTCGTCGAAAGAATCGCGCGCGATCTCGGGCCGGCTCCTCATGGCGTCTATAGGTCCCCCTCATCCACTACGGCGGTCGCGAGCAGTCCCAACCTTATAGACACCCTGTGCTACCGGCACGGCACCTCGATTCGTTTTACAGGGGCCCCGCGTTCTCATTCCGATGACCCCAGTCCATTCGGGTGAGGTCCCAATCTTTACAAGGCTGCGTAATTTCGAGGCTTACGGAACCTCAAGGTAGGTTAGGCTCAGGCTCGAAAACTGCGGCTACGGAGAGACCAATCGCTTCCGACATTTTCCGTGGAGGGCGGCCAAAGCGGCTGGCGAACCAGCCTCGGCGCGGGTTGGGTACCCGGGCAACGACGGCTCCCCGAGTTTGGGGATTTTGGCCGCATAAACCCCGAGAAATACCTGGCGCGCCGACGTAGCTCAGTTGGTAGAGCAGCTGTTTCGTAAACAGCAGGTCAGCGGTTCGAGTCCGCTCGTCGGCTCCATGTAACGCCTCGTGAAAACGGGGCGTTTTTGTTTTCCGCCGCCGCGAGGTGGCCATTTGAGCGGCTTTCGAAGCGGGTGTCGCGCGCACGTTTGCGCGACGTGCCGTTGGTGGTTTACCGCGGTGGGGGCATTAGCGTCGCGTTCGCTAGTCGGGCGATTAGCCCGCACCGGGCGAGACGACTCCCTAGGGAACTCAACTCATACAGTCGATCGATAGCTGCGAACCCGCGTGGATGACGTTGCGGGATGCGATGCCGATCGGCGCGTGGCGAAACCCCATGATCGGCTCCGGACCGGCCGTGTCATCGCTGCGAAGCAACACGCGAATCGAGTGCCCGGCCTTGAAGCGTCGGGCATTGTCGACTAAAGCGATCTCGTAATGTTGCGGAATATCGGGCTGCGCGGGTTCGAATGTTTTCAAATCGCGCAATGCTGCTCGCTGCCAACCTGCCGTAACGTCCACCACGGTGCCGTCGGGAGCGACATCTTGCAATGCGACGATCCAACTCGTGTCGCCGCCGCTAATGGTCGCATTGAGCCTCAAGCGCACTTTGCCCGCGAGATCCAGATCGTTTGCGAGCGGGGCGGTCGTCCACGCCAGCGACGCCGGCACGGCGTTCTGGGGTGTTCGCACGGAAGCTAATGCCTCGGGCAGATGATCGTACACGCGGTCGGTATCGTGCGGCCCGCTCTGCGGGCTGAGCGTGCCATCGCCGCGCAGGAAGAATACCTGCGCGTTGCTTTCCGGTGGTGGCCACGACGGGCTTTCGCGCCATACGTCGTCCGCTCCGGGCAGAATGTAACGGACCGGCGGACCCTCCATGATCCCGGTATCGCGGCCTTTGAGCCAGTGGTCGAACCACCCAAGGGCCTCGACGTGCATGCTCTCCCAGGGCCAGGTCATTCCGAAACTTCCGAGCATGGCCACGCGCACCGGTACGCCTTCGGCAATGTTATCTAGAGCGGTAAACGTTCCGGGCAAATGCATGGGCACGTTCTCCCAATCGCAGCCTAAATACACCGGGACGCGAATCTTTGAGACGAGCGAAGTTAAATCGCGCTCTTGCCAAAACGCGTCTTTGGTTTGATGGTCGAAAACGACGGCGTTGAGCAGGTCGTCCCACGGATGCGGGTTGTGATGGCCTTGGACGATCGGGCCCATCAGCGCGAGCGCCGCTTCGCCGTTACGATGGGCAAAATGTGCGTGGACCTTGGGGCTGCGTAGCACGTCCTCGAGTAATCCCACGATTTTTCCGCGTAGAAACGTATCGCTCAAGCCGGAGAACACGCCGACCGCGCGTATCCATGCGAGCATAAAGGTTTTGCTCAGCAACCCGTGATGGTAAGCGGCTTCATAAATGTCGGTCGTAACGGCCATGGGGAAGATGCACTTGAGATGCGGAGGGTTTTCCACGGCAGCTTGAATCTGCGCTATGGCGAACGCGCTGATTCCCAACATCCCAACGGTGCCGTCGCACCATGGTTGCGCTGCGGCCCACTCGATCAGATCGTACACATCGGTGCGGTCGACCGGGCCGAAGAAGCTGTATTCGCCGCCGGAGCCCGCAGTGCCGCGGACGTTTGCAATCACGTGAACGTATCCGCGCGGTACGAAAAAATCTGTTGCGCCCG from Candidatus Dormiibacterota bacterium harbors:
- a CDS encoding BTAD domain-containing putative transcriptional regulator; this translates as MRSRPEIARDSFDDADIVVRFFGNVSLHIDGQECRLRVPRRALEVLALLACHHGRRVERNLISQALWPDSPEEEGRANLRRYLHLLSKTLPGADRSPWFLGDKVALWWNAEAPYRVDLFEFQSLYTQGDAKSALAHYGGDLLIGAFSEWIEPYRERFRSMALQLLRQQAGSEDHAEAIAAAERGLSIDPYDEEMVRRLITRRAVAGDRAGAVARYHQFGRRLRDDLGTVPEPETSAIFESILNEAGRRSNRHTTLPRPNTTFHGRDTDVATLLRILDTESLVTLVGPGGIGKTRLAIEAAWRTIDAFPGSVWFVDFGSITLGKDAVEALRRSVGDTSQHADPLEAIRQRCAEQRTLFIFDNCERVLGSAARLARDLTAVSSTRVIATSRRALGVPGERQLRVSPLRIPDLRGDAVATIAESPAVRLFVDRASELDASIALSHDNARMIADIVSRLDGLPLAIELAASRARLLSIDDIAERVTGSIDILRPSSAPRIAHRHDTLESTIEWSVALLSPKARSLFAYLSIFPGAFNLIAAEAVCTSDDVGTVDVLPLLNELVEGSLLSIEHPKADAVRYRMLETIRRYARTLPGASSPDVCERHARHFMQRVHNASSARKIRNGLRADHDNFMTALRWYESQADVENVAALTFGLAWYWRRTGHVREGIAVVHHLLDKYLGQAQPRARAELTRSAGILANARGDWSASCDWNGQAAIAFAQCGDRLAAIEARVGVIHARSSSGQPIAETIAQYEEAHAELCAIGEEVTAAELLANIGISYYLSGDRARARKHLVSAVAICREHGRLDSAAQTLIQLAAIYRVDALHDEALACVSEGLAIARELGDPTAEANALRIFAQVNLDAGRIEEAGSALRTALNDLDFGYETLSSIFTLETVAELFAKQCRWLESARILGLVYHIQQRHGVGYQNVMDKNPELISLLRSHLGEHFELAFEFGATLTPASVERMLGSDS
- a CDS encoding CocE/NonD family hydrolase, encoding MKLGVAGMEPGQRTLNGPQTSGRTYRNLSEPAYTIVQEIDVAVPMRDGIALLADVFRPDSDAKFPALIAASPYPRQIENSGAPMGFVEAGATDFFVPRGYVHVIANVRGTAGSGGEYSFFGPVDRTDVYDLIEWAAAQPWCDGTVGMLGISAFAIAQIQAAVENPPHLKCIFPMAVTTDIYEAAYHHGLLSKTFMLAWIRAVGVFSGLSDTFLRGKIVGLLEDVLRSPKVHAHFAHRNGEAALALMGPIVQGHHNPHPWDDLLNAVVFDHQTKDAFWQERDLTSLVSKIRVPVYLGCDWENVPMHLPGTFTALDNIAEGVPVRVAMLGSFGMTWPWESMHVEALGWFDHWLKGRDTGIMEGPPVRYILPGADDVWRESPSWPPPESNAQVFFLRGDGTLSPQSGPHDTDRVYDHLPEALASVRTPQNAVPASLAWTTAPLANDLDLAGKVRLRLNATISGGDTSWIVALQDVAPDGTVVDVTAGWQRAALRDLKTFEPAQPDIPQHYEIALVDNARRFKAGHSIRVLLRSDDTAGPEPIMGFRHAPIGIASRNVIHAGSQLSIDCMS